In Candidatus Cloacimonas sp., the genomic window CTGTCAAAGCTGAAGCTCGGTTTAGAGTTAAAACAAAAATTCGTCGCGAAGTCACTATTTCTGAACAATTCCAACTCAACCCTGCAAATGTGAAAAAGAAAATCCTTTACGATTGTGGAATTTGAGGGGTTGGTGAAATTCGGTTGCCAGTGTGCAGGATTCTTGTTTTAACTCACAATTTTGAAATGAGGAAACCAGTAAAAGTGCGGTTGCCATTGTTTGCAATTTGTGAGTTGTGGTTTCAGTGATGGCTGTGGCAAAATTGTAAGTCAAAACAAGCTGTTTGCATCGTGAATTTTACGAGAGGGGTGTCCTACAGCTACGATTTTTTTGTGTAGCCGGAGCTCGCTGAGACACCGCAATTTTTTCCTGGTTGCCATTTTACATTCATTCTAAATTGGGCATTCTCAATCCGGGTACTCTATATCTTTATAATATCAGTGAAATCCTTTAGAGACAATAACTCGTCACGAGTCCTCACTGCCATAACCCGGCATAAATATGAAAAAGGGTTTTTGGCAGTGACGACTCCTGACTTCTTACTTTTAAATTGGCCGATAAGTAACTAATTGTTCGCTAAATAACTGTTTACATTCTTTTGTTCTTTACGGTTTTCAATTTCCTTAGCTACAGCTACAGGAACACATGTCTTATTAACGGGATTAAAATATGTTCCCAAACTTTTTGCTAAAACAAGTGCTGCCGGAATACCGATAATGGAAATAAATAAACCGGCAATTTGGAACAATGTTAAAACACAAAGAACCAATCCAAAAGGAATATAAAAAATCGTAGCAATTATTCCAAAGGTCTTCCAAGCTTTGTTCTGCTCAATATTCAGGTCTTTTTTGCTGACCATTGAATAGCTGAAAGGAGCTAACAAAAATTTGCCAAATTGGATAAGACCTAAGCCGATAGGTGCACCAATCACTGAAATGATAAAAATGCCACCAACAATAAAAGCGGTTAGAGCGGTCATAAAACCGCAGAACGGGAAGTGCCACAGAATGTTTGCTAAAACTCGCATAACATTTCTCCTTTTTTTGAATTTATGCTATACTTTTAACTTTACTCCAGTTGTCAAGCACAAAAAATGCAATATGAATTATTTGGCTTTCTATTATTGCTGTGATAAATAGTCAAGCTAAACGATGCGGTTACGGATATACGAATGGATAAACAAAACAGATTTCCTATTATCCTCTCATTTTTTTTTAACTTGTAATCTCTGCCAGCGTAGTTTTATTTTTTGCTGTCCGATGTATCTAAATTGATATAGTTAGGGCTAAATAATAATTAAATAACACTATAGCGTATTCTGCATTGGGATAGTGAATTTTC contains:
- a CDS encoding YccF domain-containing protein: MRVLANILWHFPFCGFMTALTAFIVGGIFIISVIGAPIGLGLIQFGKFLLAPFSYSMVSKKDLNIEQNKAWKTFGIIATIFYIPFGLVLCVLTLFQIAGLFISIIGIPAALVLAKSLGTYFNPVNKTCVPVAVAKEIENRKEQKNVNSYLANN